CGGTAACCATTGCGGGCCTTATCCAGGTAGTAGGGTACATTGCTCATGCTTTCCATACCACCTGCTACTACAATGTCGTTCTGTCCAAGGGCTATACTTTGTGCCGCCAGCATAATGGCTTTCATGCCCGATGCGCATACTTTATTGATGGTTGTTGCGGGCAGATCCGGTAATCCGGCAAACTTTGCTGCCTGCGTTGCCGGTGCCTGACCTAGGTTGGCCGACATAACGTTGCCGAAATAAACTTCCTGAATCTGATCTGGTTTTAAGCCAGAACGCTCTACAGCGCTTTTTATAGCTATGGCACCTAACTGCGTGGCACTAAGCCCAGACAGTGAACCGCCAAACGCACCAATAGGTGTGCGGGTAGCACTAACAATAACTACGTCTTTCATTTGAGTTTCTTAAGTAATTGGCAATGCAATTTAGGGTTTTTGTGGTAAAGTTAAACCGGCAATAGTTAGTAGTTGATGGAGTTTATTAAGTGAATGGTCGTCTTATAAAAATAAATAGATGGCAATCGAAACAATTAATTAACTACTCACTTAATCAACTATTCACCACTCACCAAAAAAGCGTATTTTTGATGGATTTTATCATATAAATGGCTACACTAACGGTATCACGCCAAAAGGCATTGCTGCGTAAATACAACCGCAACGTCAAATATTTTATGATGTTGCTGAGTGTTTGTTTAATAGTTTGGACGCTGCCCAAGCAAGCCAAATTCAGATATGAATATGAGAAGGGTAGGATCTGGAGTCAGAAAGATCTGATATCGCCCTACAACTTTGCCATCCTGAAAACCAGTCAGGAAATGGCTGCCGATCAGGAAGCCGCCCTGCGCAGCATTACCCCAATTTATCAGTTAGATGAAAGTGTAGCTAACGATCAACTGAACGGCTACAAAAACGATTTTGAGATTAAGTGGCATGATGCGGGTATTAGTGAGCGGTTGAAAGACCGCTATCAGCAAATGGGCTATGATTTGCTGAAAAACATTTACGACAAAGGAGTGCTCACGCTGATTGCTAAATACCAGCATGGGAATGAAAACTATCCTATCACCATTCTTGACCACAATGTTGCTACAGATAAAAATACTGCAGAGACCTACACTCGTGAACATGCTATTGCCTATGCCGGCCAGCAATTGAACGGTTTAAAGGATGCAGACAAGAACTTTTTACTGGGGCTTATTCAAAACCGGTTGCAGCAAAATCTTGCTTATGATGATCGGTTGACGGCCCGCCTGGAGAAGGAGGTGTTAGAAGGCCTGTCGCTTACCCGTGGTATGGTGCAAAAGAATGAGGTAATTGTAGCAAAAGGATCTGTAATAAACGATGATGTTTATCAAAAGCTGGAATCATATAAAAGTGCTTTTGAAGATAATGCCCGCGTAAACGGTAACCCGTATCTGGTATTACTGGGGCAATTTATGCTGGTAAGCATTGCGGTGGCCTTACTGGTTGTGTTTTTGTACCTGTTTCGTAAAGATATTTATCATGACAACCGTTTGGTTGGCCTGATATTACTGGTAGTTACGGCCATGCTGGGCACGCTGTCGTGGTCTATCAAAATCCAGCAGTTTAATATCTATTATATACCGTATTGTATCGTTCCTATCATCATCCGCATTTTGTTTGATACGCGCCTGGCGCTCAATATCCACTTGCTGGTGGTGCTGATTGCCGGTTTCTTTGTACCCAACAGTTTTGAGTTTGCCTATTTTGAAATTACGGCCGGTATGGTATCTATTTATAGTATCAAATACCTTTCACGCCGGGATCAGTTTCTGTGGTCGGCACTCATCATTACGTTTACCTATTTTGTATCCTTCCTGGGCATTACGTTTATCCGCGAGGGAACTTTTCTGGGGATCGACTGGATGGATTTCTTTCCGTTTGTGGGTAGCGTGGTGCTTACCTTGCTGGCTTATCCGCTTATCTATGCCTTTGAGCAGGTGTTCCGTATCACCTCAGATATCACACTTATTGAGCTTACCAATACCAATGCGCCGCTGTTGCGCCAGCTGGCGTTTAATGCACCAGGCACCTTTCAGCACTCGCTGCAAGTGGCTAACCTGGCCGAGAACGCTATTTATACTATTGGCGGTAATGCTTTGCTGGTAAGGGCAGGGGCGTTGTACCATGATATAGGTAAGATGGAGAATCCGCTTTATTTTATCGAGAATCAGAGTTCGGGGTATAACCCGCATGATAAACTCTCGTATGAAGAAAGCGCGCAGATTATCATCCGCCACGTGGTTAACGGTATAGAGATGGCACGTAAAGCTAAACTGCCTGAAATTGTGGTCGATTTCATCCGTACGCACCATGGCGATACACGTGTGGATTATTTTTACCAATCGTTCCTCAAAAATTTCCCCGAAAAATTGGTAGACGAGAAAGTGTTCCGTTATCCAGGGCCTATACCGTTCTCTAAAGAAACAGGCGTGCTGATGCTGGCCGATTCGGTAGAAGCGGCCTCACGCTCGCTGAAAGAGCCCGATGCGCAGTCTATTAATGATCTGGTAGATCGTATTGTGAGTTACAAGCTAAATCAGGGACAATTGAACGATAGCAACATCACGCTGAAAGATATTGAGACCATAAAAGCAATCTTTAAAAAGATGCTGATGAGCATTTATCACGTCAGGATTGATTATTAGTGGTGGATTTTGCGCGATAAATGGAGAATGCGGGGGTAAAGAAAAAAATATTTTTCGGAGTAGTACTGGAGTAAAATACTGAAAACCAACCACTCACTTCACCAACTGAAATTAACTCAAAAAACTATCGCCTAAAAAAGAAAAAATTGTTTTGACGGGTGTGCCTAATTACTATATTTGCAAACCCAAAAACGAAACACGTTTTTAAAACGGTGAGGTGCCTGAGAGGCCGAAAGGATCAGTTTGCTAAACTGACGTACGGGAAACTGTACCGAGGGTTCGAATCCCTCCCTCACCGCCAGATAATCAATCAAAAACTATCAAAAGCCTGTAAATCATGTATTTACAGGCTTTTTTGTTTTAACGAAAACGTCAAAATATGTCCGGATTCGCATAGTTTTAGTGCGTCATTCAGTGCGTCTTTTCTGCGAGAAAAAAGACGCACTAAAACAGGGGTAACTTGTTGATTCACATCTAGTTCATTTCGTGAACATCTTGTAACTCAATAGCTGCATTTCGATATTTATTAACCATTTAATTGATGTCGTTATGTTAGAGAACAGCTTTGGTTTATTGTTTTTTCTGAAAAAGCCAAGAAATTATGAAAGAGGCCCGATGTATGTCTATCTCAGAATTACGGTAGACGGGGTGCCAAAGGAAATGTCCGCCAAGCGGAATTGGGAACCATCCCGTTGGGATGCGAAAAAAAACCGGGCGCTCGGAACGAAGGAGGATGCCCGGGCATTGAACGAATACCTGGATATACTTCAAAACAAGGTTTATGCAGCTAAAAAAGATCTTGTTGAACAGGGAAAGGTAATTACATCATTGCAACTGATTGATATATTGTCGGGCAATGAGCAACGCAAACGCGGCCTGATGGCGCTATTCAAGAAGCACAATGATGATATGGAAAAGATGATCGGAAAAGGAGTGGCCAAAGGTACATGGACAAATTTTAATACGAGTTACAAGCACACTACAGCCTACTTGCGTTCGCAATACCAGATGGATGAAATTAACATCCTCGCGCTTGATCTGGAGTTTATTAAAGGTTTGTACCATTGGTATCGAACAATCAAAAATCTCGGGCATAACAGTGCGCTTAAGAATATTGCTAATATGAAGAAGATCGTTATCTCTTGTGTAGATAACGCTTGGCTGAGGTCTGACCCTTTTGTGAAATTTGACGAGACAAGGGAAGAAGTCGACACCACTTTCCTGATCAAAGAAGAAATTCAGGCGATCGCTGAAAAGGAGATCCCTAATGAGAGACTCAGCCGGGTTCGCGACGTTTTTATCTTTTGCTGTTTTACAGGCCTTGCTTTCGCTGACGTCAAAAAGCTAAAAAAATCAGAAGTATCTATCGGAGTTGACGGTGAATTAAGGGTTTATAAAGGACGACAGAAAACCGGCACACCGTCATTAATACCCCTGCTGCCCATCACTAAGACTATTTTGAAGAAGTATAAAGGAGATCCTGAATGTATCGCAAAAGATCAGATGCTTCCTGTTCTGTCCAATCAAAAATATAACAGTTATCTAAAAGAGATCGCAACGATCTGCGGTATTCAAAAAGATTTGAAAACGCACGTAGCAAGACATACGTTTGGTACTACCGTAACATTGGCTAACAAAGTTCCTTTAGAGTCTATTAAGGATATGATGGGACATAAGAGTATGCGGCAAACTTTGCATTACGCGAAAATCACTGGCATGAAGATCAATGAGGATATGGCTGAACTAAAAAAGCGGCTTACAAAGACGAAATTTATTAGTGATGAACAGATAGCCGGAAAAAAGAACTGATATCTCAATAACAGAAATCCCGACAGAGCCCCTTTTGGGGCTTTTTTGTTTTTCAGCGTCTGATTTTTATCGGTACTTCCGAAAAGCTGGTGAAATCATTTAGCGAAATGCGTGGAGCTTTGAAAAAAAATTATGGCAGTTGAGATTATCACAAGGGAAGATCTTGAAGTATTTAAGAAAGACCTGATCAATGAAATAAAAAAGCTTCTTGGCCGTGAAAGGTCTACTGATTCAGAATGGATCAGGAGTAATCAGGTTAGGAAAATGTTAAATATTTCACCGAACACCTTACAAAATTTGAGAGTTGCCGGTAGCTTGAAATATACCAAAGTTGGGGGAATCTTCTATTACAAAAAAGCTGATATCGACTCTATTATGGAAAGGGGAGACCGATGACAGTTGATCGTGAATTTAAAAGATTTATAGAAAAGCAAGACGCTGATCGATGCCTTACAACACTTCATTTTACACTCTATATGATATTGTTATACTTGTGGAAAGAAAGGGGATGCCAGGGCTCTTTCCGGATTACTAGAGCGGAAGTAATGAGGCTCGCAAAGATCAAATCAATAGCGAGTTATCATAAAATTCTAAAAGATCTGATTGGCCTTGGCTATCTTGTTTATCGCCCTTCCTATAATAGATTAATGGGCAGCGTAGTGATACTGAAATGAAAGTAATAGATTTAGACGGCAAGAAGATTTGGACTTCCAGGAGTGATTGCACCTTGGTTTTTGCAGATAAGATATTTTGAGCATAATGTATAACAAACTTACCGGGCTTTCTTTGAACCGAAAATTATGATATTTCAAAGGTTTTTACGATCGTCTGCCATACCGATGGGGAGCAATCATTTGAACAGCTTTTGGAATTTTTAGAGCTTTTTGCGAGGGTGCTCAATAATAGAAAATGATCTGATGTAAAGGGATTAGAGTGTAGAGGATATTTGATTATCTAAATCTAAGAGGTGGAACAGTAGTCGCTAGTTGTTGTTTATTAGTAAGTGAAAATCAGTTAGTTAATCGATGTTGGAATTGCCAACATATCAATGTTGTTTTTTGTTTTGACCTGAGTTGCCTGGCGTTTTGTGATAGGTTGAAGGAGAAAAGCCGAACTGTGTTTTAAAGCATCGCCTAAAGTAATCGGCATCAGCAAATCCTATTTATAGCACACGTCGAAAACATTGTTTTTCTTTGAGCTGAGTAATTCCTGCGCCCTTGTCGACCTGATTTGCCTGACGAGATCAACAGTACTTTAGCCGGTTAATGTCTTCATCTTTCGATAAAGCTGACATTGGCTCAGTCCCACTTTATAGCCGATGTCCTGTATGCTCATAGTTGAGTGGGCCATACGCTGATCGATGAAATCCAACACCATCTTCAGTAGCTTTTCGTCCGCGAATCCGGAACGATAGCTCTCGTAACAGTCGAAAGACGAACTTTGGGTATGCACTTGACGTGAAAAGACATTGCCTATCAGTGTGACATCTTTAAAAATACCACCACCCATTTGGCCCGGCACACTTTTGCCAAAACAGTATCCCCGATGGGGGCGCAATTTGCTTTGAGCTTGACTCTCCGTTCTTTGTGGATTGGAGTTACGAAAAAGAATAAAAAAGCAATGAAATTGAGTATGGATTCAAAAGATTGCTGTCTTTTAACCAATTTGTCTTTTACTATGAACCGACGTGTTTTCTTGAAAAATGGAAGTCTTGCCTTAGCAGGTGTAGCTGCTTTCCGCTCATTTGGAGCTTATGGTTTTGATAATGGTGGGTTGCCCCATTCGGAACGCATTCGTTACGATGCGATGTGTTTGACAATCGATGAAAAAGATACTTTTATCTATAGCGGTGCGTTTCATTATTTCCGCTGTCCAAAGGAACTCTGGCGCGATCGTTTTCAAAAAATTAAAGAAGCCCATTTCAATACAGTTGAAACTTACACGCCCTGGAACTGGCACGAACGATTAATGCCTGATTCTCCCAGAGATTTTTCAAAAATTGAAAAATTAAAGGATCTGGACGAATGGTTGACCATGGCAGAAGAGTTTGGTTTCAACGTGATTGTTAGGCCCGGCCCCTATATCTGTGCAGAATGGGATAATGGAGGGTTTCCTTTATGGCTGAGCGCACTGAAAACGCCGGCCAAACCACTACACCCAGATGGCTGGATGCGGTCGGACGATCCGATTTTTTTAATGTGGACGAAACATTGGTTTGATGCGGTATGCCCAATTATCGCGAAACACCAGATCACGCGGAAGGCGCCAGGTAAGCCAGGTGTTATTTTGTTTCAATTGGAAAATGAATATGATTCGGCAAGTTTTGCTGATGATATAAAAATTGGTCAGCTCAAGGCGCTTGCGCGCTTTGCACGAGCTGGCGGGATTGATGTGCCCTTCATTACTTGCTGGACAAAACAAGTTCGAGGATCCAAAGATCCGATACTTCAGCAGATTTTTGACAGCTGTAACTTTTACCCACGCTGGAACGTGACCAAAGAACTTGGCAAAGAAATTCCAAAATTGCGCAGAGAGCAGCCTAACGCCCCTTTGTCCACAACTGAACTTCAGGGTGGCTGGCTGTCGGTAGTGGGCGGTAAATTGAGCGATCAACAGGAGGGGCTCACCGCTACACAGATTCAGAATATCACGCTTTGTGCCTGGCAGATGGGCGAGACGATCACCAATTATTATATGTTGTTTGGAGGTACCAATTTCGACGACTGGGGAGGTTATAACATTACTACCACCTATGATTACGCTGCACCGATCCGGGAACATGGGGGTGTTGATGCACGTTACCAAAGCGTTAAGGCGCTTGGTGAAATGATCCGGGAACATGGGGAGAAACTTGTACGTGCTCGCTTGGTCGAAGTGAATTCGAAGACTACACATGACGATGTGACGGTAGCAGAGCGTCAGGCCTCCGATGGCAGTCGCTATTTCTTTGTTCGGACTGACAATCACAGTGGCCGAAGTACCGGACTAGCTGAGGTAAAAGAGCAAGGTGGCGCGGAGTTTTCATTCGAATATGATCTGGAGGCTTTTGGCTCATTGGTACTTTACCTGCCGGCCGGTGAGACCGATACCCGTAAGGGAGAATGGCTGCCCAAACCTGCACCAGCAGTTAAGCGCCCAACTGATTTATCATCATCAGTTCAGGTCAAAAACCTGGAACGGCTCACCGATCCGGTGCCATCCGCCTGGACATCGCTTAAACCGAATGAACTGATCGAGGCGCATGCGGTGCTGGATAGTCACTTTATATACTACCGCATTCGCGGCAATGCTGGTGCAACTATAGATATAGAGGTCCAGCCAAAAGACGAGATCTCCGGTAGTGCTGGCGCGAAGATGCTACCTGTAACCGTCAGCCCGGATCATAAACATTTTAGTTTTACGCTGCCTCCGGATGCCAACGAACTGATAGTGATTCATGATAAACACGGCCATCGTAACGGACCGAAAGGGATGGAAACAGGTGGGACTTACGGTCTGTTGTCTGTTAAAGGAGCAAATGACAGTGTGCCGTTGCAATTTGCACAAGGTGGATCATTGGGCAAAGAGCGTACCGTCGGTGAAGCTATTTCACGTGGGGCAACAGGTATAGGTCATGGCTGGAAGCCTGCAACCTTTAAGCAAAGTCTCGGTTCTGTTCCACAATCGCTGCTGACCTGGTATCGAATGCAGTTCGAGTTGCCAACACCAAAGCCAGGCGTTTGGGTGCCATGGCATTTGCATTTAGAGGCGATGGGCAATGGCTTCATATATATTAATGGTCAATGTCTGGGGCGCTACTGGCAAGTTGGCCCGCAGCATGATTTCTACATTCCGGAAACATGGTTAAATTATGGTGTCGGAAAAGTTAATACGATCGCTTTGAATCTACGACCACTTGACAAAGATGTGTGCATCCAGGATGTTCAAATTGTTCCGGACAATGCTTTTGCAGAATTTCGTTAAGCACTCATAGAAGATGCCGCCACACCCTTTGTTGCAGAATTTCTATGGGTTCGGCTTGCGTTTCTCGTTTACTGCCGAAGATGACTTTTGTAACTTTAGTAATACAATTTACCCGCAGCAAGGCTTGTTGAGTATGACGAATATATCCGGTTGTCTTAGTTCATGTCCGTAGTGAAATGTAACTAAGTAATATGAGATATTTAAAAAAGAACCTAACAATTCGTACACCTCTAATCGTTATACTTTTTCTTTCTGTCCTGATAAGTAAGGGACAGGCTGAAAATATTTTGAAGGTTTATTCTGCGCCTGCTGGTGTAGCGCAGAATAAATC
This region of Mucilaginibacter yixingensis genomic DNA includes:
- a CDS encoding HD family phosphohydrolase: MATLTVSRQKALLRKYNRNVKYFMMLLSVCLIVWTLPKQAKFRYEYEKGRIWSQKDLISPYNFAILKTSQEMAADQEAALRSITPIYQLDESVANDQLNGYKNDFEIKWHDAGISERLKDRYQQMGYDLLKNIYDKGVLTLIAKYQHGNENYPITILDHNVATDKNTAETYTREHAIAYAGQQLNGLKDADKNFLLGLIQNRLQQNLAYDDRLTARLEKEVLEGLSLTRGMVQKNEVIVAKGSVINDDVYQKLESYKSAFEDNARVNGNPYLVLLGQFMLVSIAVALLVVFLYLFRKDIYHDNRLVGLILLVVTAMLGTLSWSIKIQQFNIYYIPYCIVPIIIRILFDTRLALNIHLLVVLIAGFFVPNSFEFAYFEITAGMVSIYSIKYLSRRDQFLWSALIITFTYFVSFLGITFIREGTFLGIDWMDFFPFVGSVVLTLLAYPLIYAFEQVFRITSDITLIELTNTNAPLLRQLAFNAPGTFQHSLQVANLAENAIYTIGGNALLVRAGALYHDIGKMENPLYFIENQSSGYNPHDKLSYEESAQIIIRHVVNGIEMARKAKLPEIVVDFIRTHHGDTRVDYFYQSFLKNFPEKLVDEKVFRYPGPIPFSKETGVLMLADSVEAASRSLKEPDAQSINDLVDRIVSYKLNQGQLNDSNITLKDIETIKAIFKKMLMSIYHVRIDY
- a CDS encoding site-specific integrase, coding for MLENSFGLLFFLKKPRNYERGPMYVYLRITVDGVPKEMSAKRNWEPSRWDAKKNRALGTKEDARALNEYLDILQNKVYAAKKDLVEQGKVITSLQLIDILSGNEQRKRGLMALFKKHNDDMEKMIGKGVAKGTWTNFNTSYKHTTAYLRSQYQMDEINILALDLEFIKGLYHWYRTIKNLGHNSALKNIANMKKIVISCVDNAWLRSDPFVKFDETREEVDTTFLIKEEIQAIAEKEIPNERLSRVRDVFIFCCFTGLAFADVKKLKKSEVSIGVDGELRVYKGRQKTGTPSLIPLLPITKTILKKYKGDPECIAKDQMLPVLSNQKYNSYLKEIATICGIQKDLKTHVARHTFGTTVTLANKVPLESIKDMMGHKSMRQTLHYAKITGMKINEDMAELKKRLTKTKFISDEQIAGKKN
- a CDS encoding helix-turn-helix domain-containing protein, which encodes MAVEIITREDLEVFKKDLINEIKKLLGRERSTDSEWIRSNQVRKMLNISPNTLQNLRVAGSLKYTKVGGIFYYKKADIDSIMERGDR
- a CDS encoding beta-galactosidase, giving the protein MGAQFALSLTLRSLWIGVTKKNKKAMKLSMDSKDCCLLTNLSFTMNRRVFLKNGSLALAGVAAFRSFGAYGFDNGGLPHSERIRYDAMCLTIDEKDTFIYSGAFHYFRCPKELWRDRFQKIKEAHFNTVETYTPWNWHERLMPDSPRDFSKIEKLKDLDEWLTMAEEFGFNVIVRPGPYICAEWDNGGFPLWLSALKTPAKPLHPDGWMRSDDPIFLMWTKHWFDAVCPIIAKHQITRKAPGKPGVILFQLENEYDSASFADDIKIGQLKALARFARAGGIDVPFITCWTKQVRGSKDPILQQIFDSCNFYPRWNVTKELGKEIPKLRREQPNAPLSTTELQGGWLSVVGGKLSDQQEGLTATQIQNITLCAWQMGETITNYYMLFGGTNFDDWGGYNITTTYDYAAPIREHGGVDARYQSVKALGEMIREHGEKLVRARLVEVNSKTTHDDVTVAERQASDGSRYFFVRTDNHSGRSTGLAEVKEQGGAEFSFEYDLEAFGSLVLYLPAGETDTRKGEWLPKPAPAVKRPTDLSSSVQVKNLERLTDPVPSAWTSLKPNELIEAHAVLDSHFIYYRIRGNAGATIDIEVQPKDEISGSAGAKMLPVTVSPDHKHFSFTLPPDANELIVIHDKHGHRNGPKGMETGGTYGLLSVKGANDSVPLQFAQGGSLGKERTVGEAISRGATGIGHGWKPATFKQSLGSVPQSLLTWYRMQFELPTPKPGVWVPWHLHLEAMGNGFIYINGQCLGRYWQVGPQHDFYIPETWLNYGVGKVNTIALNLRPLDKDVCIQDVQIVPDNAFAEFR